One genomic window of Salvia miltiorrhiza cultivar Shanhuang (shh) chromosome 4, IMPLAD_Smil_shh, whole genome shotgun sequence includes the following:
- the LOC131022797 gene encoding KH domain-containing protein HEN4-like isoform X2 codes for MQSVESKYSPAQKATIVVFTRSTETGLLKGFRSDAKESHVSARVMLASNQVGCLLGKGGAIISEMRKMTGTSLRIIGGDQVPNCASENEEVLQMKPA; via the exons ATGCAG AGTGTAGAATCTAAATACTCCCCTGCACAGAAAGCAACTATTGTTGTGTTTACTAGGTCTACAGAGACTGGTCTTTTGAAGGGATTCCGTTCAGATGCAAAagaatcacatgtatcagctCGAGTTATGTTGGCATCAAACCAAGTTGGTTGTCTATTGGGAAAAGGAGGTGCAATAATTTCAGAGATGAGAAAGATGACTGGTACTAGCCTAAGGATCATTGGGGGCGACCAAGTTCCAAATTGTGCCTCTGAAAATGAAGAGGTTTTACAG ATGAAACCTGCTTGA
- the LOC131022797 gene encoding KH domain-containing protein HEN4-like isoform X1, with protein sequence MQSVESKYSPAQKATIVVFTRSTETGLLKGFRSDAKESHVSARVMLASNQVGCLLGKGGAIISEMRKMTGTSLRIIGGDQVPNCASENEEVLQGIISHILYSTI encoded by the exons ATGCAG AGTGTAGAATCTAAATACTCCCCTGCACAGAAAGCAACTATTGTTGTGTTTACTAGGTCTACAGAGACTGGTCTTTTGAAGGGATTCCGTTCAGATGCAAAagaatcacatgtatcagctCGAGTTATGTTGGCATCAAACCAAGTTGGTTGTCTATTGGGAAAAGGAGGTGCAATAATTTCAGAGATGAGAAAGATGACTGGTACTAGCCTAAGGATCATTGGGGGCGACCAAGTTCCAAATTGTGCCTCTGAAAATGAAGAGGTTTTACAG GGGATTATCTCTCACATTCTCTATTCAACAATATAG
- the LOC131023973 gene encoding probable E3 ubiquitin-protein ligase RHC1A produces the protein MSTARRPAVVVNGVQRARTHHYYWCRRCQRSIRTTTTNPAEILCPRCFGHIHHELDVSRAGPLLESGPEPSPGARVLDALARILDPPHRQDDQWRAQPLSRNVSEDDDGSSRRARVLLQFIGPERASGPVLARPEQAEAELPVVEVSEELLKSEWCCPVCKEDFEVGVRVRELPCKHFYHDDCIMPWLHMHNTCPVCRHEVQQRSDSHNDTNFFFPGEDYDLQDFGYRGEEEEEEEDSRNWRWTQVFLSRPFTFLLNWANLCLDFLDGNIARGGNSWWRSWPMP, from the exons ATGTCGACGGCCCGCCGCCCCGCCGTCGTAGTGAACGGCGTTCAAAGAGCAAGAACCCACCACTACTATTGGTGCCGCCGCTGCCAACGCTCCATCCGGACCACCACCACCAACCCCGCCGAGATACTATGCCCGCGCTGCTTCGGCCACATCCATCACGAGCTCGACGTCTCCAGGGCCGGGCCCCTCCTCGAGTCCGGCCCGGAGCCCTCTCCAGGCGCGCGAGTGCTCGACGCCCTCGCCCGAATCTTGGACCCGCCACACCGCCAAGACGACCAATGGCGGGCACAG CCCCTATCAAGAAATGTTTCCGAAGACGATGACGGCAGCAGTCGCCGCGCCCGGGTACTGCTCCAGTTCATCGGGCCCGAGCGTGCAAGCGGGCCTGTTTTGGCCCGGCCCGAACAGGCGGAGGCGGAGTTGCCGGTGGTGGAGGTGAGCGAGGAGCTGCTGAAGAGCGAGTGGTGCTGCCCGGTGTGCAAGGAGGATTTCGAGGTGGGGGTGCGAGTGAGGGAGCTTCCGTGCAAGCATTTCTATCACGACGATTGCATCATGCCCTGGCTGCACATGCACAACACGTGCCCTGTGTGTCGGCATGAGGTGCAACAACGATCCGACAGCCACAACGACACCAACTTCTTCTTCCCGGGTGAAGACTATGATCTTCAAGATTTTGGGTATAGAggcgaagaagaggaagaagaagaagattctAGAAACTGGAGGTGGACGCAAGTATTCTTGTCGAGGCCATTCACTTTCCTTCTGAATTGGGCGAATCTCTGCCTTGATTTTCTTGATGGCAACATCGCTCGCGGAG GTAACTCGTGGTGGCGCTCTTGGCCCATGCCTTAG
- the LOC131023129 gene encoding uncharacterized protein LOC131023129, with product MNKKKSLVLKIRTCLMDQPETSQTKEDEVIIHFQKEDHDEYTSHSLIPQQKMVDKIKNKTLNIQTFQGFLKRRLDQVIQSLSPFKRKHHVYFGTTSREISLSIELTNNQVEIQLIPTEDVRRDLLKMKPEVASALKWIHIGAIQLVIKSSLLPGTNTPIDIAICDKRITNSRDAVLGVFSGNLYAKQIITELYPQIAYNIQDSSFSRALTLYQDYKRKDLLMGGNKPYSITYQVSYALSNSHHTNLFLGNNFIKIPEIFKDVARAISPDRVEILKIREIDIQVKDKQVLKHNQSLRLGAPRLSFQGEKLISRPLERSFSQSYERKQSRKHQSKA from the coding sequence atgaacaagaagaagtctttagtacTGAAGATTCGGACATGTCTGATGGATCAACcagagacgagtcagactaaggAAGACGAGGTTATTATCCACTTTCAGAAGGAGGATCATGATGAATATACCAGCCATTCCCTGATTCCGCAACAGAAAATGGTGGATAAAATCAAGAATAAAACCCTAAATATACAAACGTTCCAAGGGTTTTTAAAACGGCGACTGGATCAAGTTATACAaagcttgagtccattcaaaaggaagcatcatgtctactTCGGTACAACTAGCCGGGAGATATCGCTTTCAATAGAGTTAACAAAcaatcaggtggaaatccagtTAATTCCAACCGAAGACGTGCGGAGGGATCTCTtaaaaatgaagccagaagtcgcaagcgcgttgaaatggattcatatagGAGCAATCCAACTGGTGATCAAGTCCTCACTTTTACCAGGGACAAATACACCAATTGATATTGCAATTTGTGACAAGAGAATTACAAATTCAAGAGATGCAGTGTTGGGAGTTTTCTCAGGCAATCTCTACGCCAAgcagattataaccgagttgtatccacaaatcgcttataataTCCAAGATTCCTCCTTCAGCAGAGCCCTGACACTCTATCAGGATTATAAGAGGAAGGATCTTTTGATGGGAGGAAATAAGCCATACTCGATCACCTATCAAGTatcgtatgccctatcaaacTCCCACCATACAAATCTATTTCTaggaaataattttattaaaattccagaaatattcaaggatgTGGCTAGGGCGATTAGCCCAGATCGTGTTGAGATCCTAAAAATTAGGGAGATCGACATCCAGGTCAAAGACAAACAGGTGCTGAAGCATAATCAAAGtctcagattgggagcaccaaggtTGTCATTCCAAGGAGAAAAATTGATATCAAGGCCTTTGgaaagaagtttctctcaatcATACGAGAGAAAGCAATCCAGGAAGCACCAGTCTAAGGCATAA